The sequence AGATAGGCGGTGCCGCGCAGGCTGGCGGTGGCGGAGTCGGTCACCCGTTCCAGTGGCAGGCCGGTCAGGTCCGCCTGGATCCGCATCAGGGGGTCGCCGCCGGAGACGCCGCCGCCGACGCGCAGCCGGGCGAACGGGCCGCCCATGGTGGCGGCGACGGCGTCGATCAGATCACACACCGAGTGCGCGATCCCGTCGACCACGGCACGGGCGAGGTCGGCGCGGGTGGTGGCGAGGGTGAGCCCGGTGAGGGAGGCGGTTGCCTCCGGATGCCAGACCGGCGTACGGACACCGGCGAGCGCGGGGACGAAACGCGGGGTGCGGCCCGGCCGGGCGGGGGCCGGCCCGGCTTCCTCGCAGAGCTCCTTCGGTGAGGCGAACAGCCCCAGGTCGTCGCAGAGCCAGCGCAGCGCCGACCCCGCGGTGGAGGTGTACGCCTCCAGGCTGTAGTGGCTGATGCCGCCCTGCCGACGGCCCGGTTGGGCGACCACCCCGGAGAGGTCCGGCCGGGGCAGGGCGGGTGTGGTGCCGGTCGCCGCGTCGACGAACGCACCGGTCCCGTACACGCACATCCCCTGCCCGGTGGCGAGCCCGCCCAGACCCACGAGTGCGGCGTGCTGGTCGCCCATGGAGGCGGTCAGCGGGACGGCGATGCCGAGGGCGTCCGGGTCGGTCGTGCCGAATCCGGCGTCGTCGGAGCGGAGTTCGGGCAGCAGGTCGAGGGGGAAGCCGAGGCGGCCGATCCATTCCTCGTCCCAGGCGTGCCGCTCCAGCAGGTAGCCGCCGGTGGACGCGGCGTTGGTCGGGGTGGTGGCGTGCACGGCGCCGCCGGTCAGGCGCCAGATCAGCCAGGTGTCGACGGTGCCGAACAGCAGCCGTCCCGCCCGGTGCGCCTCGGCGGCCTCCGGGTGGGCGGCGATCTGCCGGGCGGCCCACAGGAACGGGGAGCGGGCGCCGACCGGCCGGCCCTGCCGGGCCAGCAGGGCGGCGTCCCACTCCGCCTCGTACGCGGCGAGCTCGTGCGCGTAGCGCCGGTCCTGCCACACCACCGCGGGCAGCAGCGGCATTCCGGTCACCCGGTCCCACAGCATCGCCGTGGCCCGCTGGGTGGACAGTGCGACCGCGGTGATCTCGATGCCTTCCTCCCCTGCCCGGCTGACGGCCCGGCGTGCCACCTCGACGGTGGCCGTCCAGATCTCCATCGGGTCCTGTTCGACCGAGAGGTCGTCGGGGTGGCTGACCCTGATCGACCGGTAGAACACCTGCGAGGCGGCGCCCGAGTCGAGGACGACTCCGGACCGGGTGCCCGTGGTGCCCTCGTCGATCGACAGCACACCGCGCCGTGGGGCGGCGCCGGGGAACGTCTGCGTCATGGCAGCCCTTTCCTTGACTCATGGCAGGCATCGACTCATGGCAGGCATCGCGAGCGAGCCGGACGGAGGGATGGTGGGGGTGGGGGTGGGGTGGCGTGGGATTCGGAGGGGAGGGGCCCTGGGGGCGGGGACCCCGGAGTGGGGCGGGGTGGGTCAGAGGGCGGCCACGGAGCCTTCCACGGCGGTGTCGTCGCGGGCCTGTCCGGCACTCTCGTCGGGCGAGGCGGCCTTCGTCGGGTCCCACTTGATCACCAGGCAGGTGATCAGGCCGAGCAGCGGCACGATCGAGAGCACCAGGAAGGTGTCCGCGAGCCCGAGCGAGTCCTTGATCTGCGGGAACACATACAGCCCGACGACACTGCCGAAGCTGCCGACCATCCCGGTGACACCGGTGCCCAGCGCGCGGACATCGCTGCTGTAGGAGAGCGCGGCGATGGACTTGCCGTTGGCCCCGGGGCCCGCCGAGTGGCAGAGGATGAACAGCACAGGCAGCAGGAACGCCACGGCCGTGGGCACCTTTGCGAAGGTCAGGCCCATCGCCACCAGGGCCACGAACACCCCGGCGAAACCGGCGGCGGAGCTGAGCCGCAGTCCGAGGCGACGGCCGAAGTAGGCGGAGAGCAGCCCGCCCACGATGCCGAAGGCGTTGAACACCATCGCCCCCACCGTGGCCTTCTCGAAGCTCTCGCCGAAGATCGCCAGACTGATCAGCGGGAGGTACCAGCCGACCGCGAAGTACTGCATCGACTGTCCGAGCGAGATCACCGAGGAGAGGATCGTGCG is a genomic window of Streptomyces sp. Edi2 containing:
- a CDS encoding FGGY family carbohydrate kinase encodes the protein MTQTFPGAAPRRGVLSIDEGTTGTRSGVVLDSGAASQVFYRSIRVSHPDDLSVEQDPMEIWTATVEVARRAVSRAGEEGIEITAVALSTQRATAMLWDRVTGMPLLPAVVWQDRRYAHELAAYEAEWDAALLARQGRPVGARSPFLWAARQIAAHPEAAEAHRAGRLLFGTVDTWLIWRLTGGAVHATTPTNAASTGGYLLERHAWDEEWIGRLGFPLDLLPELRSDDAGFGTTDPDALGIAVPLTASMGDQHAALVGLGGLATGQGMCVYGTGAFVDAATGTTPALPRPDLSGVVAQPGRRQGGISHYSLEAYTSTAGSALRWLCDDLGLFASPKELCEEAGPAPARPGRTPRFVPALAGVRTPVWHPEATASLTGLTLATTRADLARAVVDGIAHSVCDLIDAVAATMGGPFARLRVGGGVSGGDPLMRIQADLTGLPLERVTDSATASLRGTAYLAGVAQGLWSSLEEVVEAQPRGRIFEPSITEAVRGDQRAAWREGLRAHLNDPAS